The following proteins come from a genomic window of Buchnera aphidicola (Protaphis terricola):
- the era gene encoding GTPase Era, which produces MKKKQKYCGYITIIGRTNVGKSTLINQIVKKNISITSNKKNTTKKNIIGIKTNEFYQSIYIDTPGIYSNDINSLKIIKNTNIIIFLIEAHIWKEKDEIILKKIKKTNIPIIYVINKIDKLFNKNKILPYINFLSKKTHSTEIIPISAKKRENINILENIIKKYLPNNLHVFPKNYITTNSFYFEISEIIRKQVIFFLRDELPSIIRVKIESIKDQFKEIYIHAIIYVKNKRQKKIVIGYKGEMIKKISVSSRYHLEKENNKKTHLFILVLEKI; this is translated from the coding sequence GTGAAAAAAAAACAAAAATATTGTGGATATATAACAATTATTGGAAGAACTAATGTTGGGAAATCAACTTTAATTAATCAAATTGTCAAAAAAAATATTTCTATTACATCAAATAAAAAAAATACAACAAAAAAAAATATAATAGGTATTAAAACTAATGAATTCTATCAATCTATTTATATAGATACACCAGGAATATATTCTAATGATATAAATAGCTTAAAAATAATTAAAAATACAAATATAATTATATTTCTAATAGAAGCGCATATATGGAAAGAAAAAGATGAAATTATTTTAAAAAAAATAAAAAAAACTAATATCCCAATTATTTATGTAATTAACAAAATTGATAAATTATTTAATAAAAATAAAATTTTACCATATATTAATTTTCTTTCAAAAAAAACACATTCAACAGAAATTATTCCCATTTCTGCAAAAAAAAGAGAAAATATTAATATATTAGAAAATATTATAAAAAAATATTTACCAAATAATTTACATGTTTTTCCTAAAAATTATATTACAACAAATTCTTTTTATTTTGAAATATCAGAAATTATTCGAAAACAAGTAATATTTTTTTTAAGAGATGAATTACCTTCAATAATTAGAGTAAAAATTGAATCAATTAAAGATCAATTTAAAGAAATTTATATTCATGCAATTATTTATGTTAAAAATAAAAGACAAAAAAAAATTGTTATTGGTTACAAAGGAGAAATGATTAAAAAAATTAGCGTATCATCTAGATATCATCTTGAAAAAGAAAATAATAAAAAAACACATCTTTTTATATTAGTATTAGAAAAAATTTAA
- the rnc gene encoding ribonuclease III → MNHIVTNKIQEVLGYTFTHKNLLKQALTHRSAGSNHNERLEFLGDSILSFVIANALYQHFPSINEGDMSRMRATLVRGNTLAEIAYEFDLGEYLQLGQGELKSGGFRRESILANTVEALIGSIYLDSNIKTVEELILKWYEKRLEKISPGNIQKDPKTRLQEYLQSKHLSLPEYFIVNICGESHNQIFTIHCEISIYSKLFIGIGKSRRKAEQNAAKKALIKLGVE, encoded by the coding sequence ATGAACCACATTGTTACAAATAAAATACAGGAAGTTTTAGGATATACATTTACTCATAAAAATTTATTAAAACAAGCATTAACACATAGAAGTGCAGGTAGCAATCATAATGAAAGACTTGAATTTTTAGGAGATTCTATTTTAAGTTTTGTAATTGCAAATGCTTTATATCAACATTTTCCTTCTATTAATGAAGGAGATATGAGTCGAATGCGAGCAACTTTAGTTAGAGGCAATACTCTTGCAGAAATAGCATATGAATTTGATTTAGGTGAATATTTACAATTAGGACAAGGTGAATTAAAAAGTGGAGGTTTTCGCCGTGAATCTATTTTAGCAAATACTGTAGAAGCTCTAATTGGTAGTATTTATTTAGACAGTAATATTAAAACAGTAGAAGAATTAATATTAAAATGGTATGAAAAACGATTAGAAAAAATTAGCCCTGGTAATATACAGAAAGATCCTAAAACAAGATTACAAGAATACTTACAGTCTAAACATTTATCATTACCCGAATATTTTATAGTAAATATATGCGGTGAATCTCATAATCAAATATTTACTATACATTGTGAAATTAGTATATATTCGAAGTTATTTATTGGAATAGGAAAAAGTCGAAGAAAAGCTGAACAAAATGCAGCTAAAAAAGCATTAATTAAATTAGGTGTAGAGTGA